In Deltaproteobacteria bacterium, the DNA window GGCGGCCAAGGCGCAGACGCCGGTGCTCGTCGCCGAGGAGGGCACGGTCGTGGCGGCCGCGAGCTTCGGGGATCCCCTGCGTCCCGAGGCGAAGGCCACCGTGGCGAGCTTGCGGGCTCTCGGCTTCGAGGTGCGCCTCCTCTCGGGGGACCACCCGGCCGTGGTGGAGCAGGTGGGGCGAGAGCTCGGGCTCCCTCCCGCGGCGTGCGAGGGCGGAGCCGCCCCGGAGCGAAAGCTCGCGGTGGTAGAGGAGGCGCTGCGCGCCGGTCCGGTCGTGATGGTGGGGGACGGGGTCAACGACGCGGCGGCGCTCGCGGCGGCCACCTGCGGCATCGCGGTCCACGGGGGAGCCGAGGCGAGCCTCGCCGCGGCGGACCTCTTCATCGCGCGGCCGGGGCTCTCGGCGGTGGTGGACGCCGTCACGGGAGCGCGCGCGGCGCTGCGCGTGGTGCGCCGGAATCTGCTCTTCGCGCTCGGCTACAACGTGCTCGGCACGACGCTTGCGATGACCGGGGTGCTGAACCCGCTCCTCGCCGCTCTGATGATGCCGGTGAGCTCGCTGACCGTGGTGACGAGCTCCTACCGCGCGCGAACCTTTGAGGACCGCTCGTGTCGGTGATCTACCTGCTTCTGCCCCTCGCGCTGCTCCTGGCTGGTGCGGCGGTCGCGGCCTTCATCTGGGCCGCGCGCAAGGGGCAGCTCGACGACCTGGTGACGCCTGCCGTGCGCGCGATCCTCGACGACGCGCCGGCCCGCGAGCGTCCGACGGTCGCGCCCCCCGGCGACGAGGCGCCCGACCCCGCCGCCTTCGGGTGTGGTCCACGATGATCGGTCATGCGCGTCTCGAAGCTCAGCGTCCTGGAACTTGGTCTGTACGCAGCCTCCCTCGAAGCTTCCAGCCCGTGTGCAGGAGCCAGGTTCGCGGCTCGCCGACTGTAGGCTCTCCCGACGGCGGCACCGGTACGACGTCCTTCCAGCCGCCTACG includes these proteins:
- the ccoS gene encoding cbb3-type cytochrome oxidase assembly protein CcoS gives rise to the protein MSVIYLLLPLALLLAGAAVAAFIWAARKGQLDDLVTPAVRAILDDAPARERPTVAPPGDEAPDPAAFGCGPR